A window of Panicum virgatum strain AP13 chromosome 8K, P.virgatum_v5, whole genome shotgun sequence contains these coding sequences:
- the LOC120643467 gene encoding uncharacterized protein LOC120643467, whose amino-acid sequence MYNADRRSKEFIDGLHYFLSVAEANKQNGFMCCPCVHCNNNKDYSSSRILHSHIFANGFMKKYVCWTKHGEQGVTMEDNEEEDFDDHFPGNAGIGAFDDDIPMEEPEVDVAENDPSDDLGQALHNVQVDCESETERLKFQKLLEDHHNLLYPDCQNGFKKLGTTLELLQWKATNGVSDKGFGELLKLVKKMLPKDNELPATTYEAKQLVCPLGLEVQKIHACPNDCILYRGEYENLDACPVCSALRYKIRKDDPGDVEGEPPRKRVPAKVMWYLPIIPRLKRLFRNKDNTKLMRWHKEERKKDSMLRHPADGSQWRKIDRTYPKFDLDARNIRFGLSTDGMNPFVLIPGPKQPGNDIDVYLRPLVEELLLLWGDEGVRMWDEYKQENFNLRALLFVTINDWPALSNLSGHSNKGYKACTHCLDDTDNIWLTHCKKVVYMGHRRFLPIRHAVRKKGKHFKGQADHRTKPMHRSGKDVFNMVKDLEVVFGKGSGSQPVPNENGMAPMWKKKSIFWELPYWEVLDRDNGRQYLSPASYTLSKEEKETMFDCLSSIKVPSGYSSNIKGILNLAEKKFTNLKSHDCHVLMTELLPVVLRRILPDNVRLTIVKICAFLNAVSQKIIDPENLIKLQNDVVQCLVGFELIFPPSFFNIMTHLLVHLVKEIDILGPVFLHNMFPFERFMGVLKKCVHNRARPEGSIASAYGTEEVIDFCVDFIDDLKPIGVPESRYEGRLTGKGTLGKKSYVCTDDFSFKKAHYTVLQQSSLVDPYIEEHKKILLSNFPEKGPSWNILTYQGYEINGNTFYTIAQDKKSTNQNSGVRMDATDNNGKKDTYYGYIEEIWELDYGPNFKVPLFRCQWVKLSGGGVTKDEYGMTIVDLNNLGYRDEPFVLAQDVAQVFYIKDMSSKPKKGINKQKDEPKRHIVLSGKRNIVGVEDKTDFSEEYNNFVAIPPFEVNVDPCILLANDDAPYLRRDHNQGTFVK is encoded by the exons atgtacaatgctgaccgacgttcgaaagaattcattgatggcctgcattattttttgtctgtggctgaggcaaacaagcagaatggttttatgtgctgcccgtgtgttcattgcaacaataacaaggattactcatcttcaagaatcctacacagccacattttcgcaaatggtttcatgaagaagtatgtttgttggacgaagcacggagaacagggggttaccatggaagacaatgaagaagaagattttgacgaccactttcccgggaatgctggaatcggtgcattcgatgacgatattcccatggaagagcccgaagtagatgtagcagaaaatgatcccagcgacgatctggggcaggcattgcacaatgtgcaggtagactgtgagagtgaaacggagaggttgaagttccagaagttgttagaggaccaccataatttgttgtacccagattgtcaaaatggatttaagaaacttggcaccaccttggagttgctgcaatggaaggcgacaaatggtgtatccgacaagggatttggtgaattactcaaacttgttaaaaaaatgcttcctaaggacaatgaattgcctgccacaacgtatgaagccaaacaacttgtttgccctttgggactggaagtgcaaaagatacatgcatgccccaacgactgcatcctctaccgaggcgagtacgagaatttggatgcatgtcctgtatgcagtgcattgcgttacaagattagaaaagatgatcctggagatgtcgagggggagcctccccggaagagagttcctgcgaaggtcatgtggtatttgcctataataccacgtttgaagcgtctgtttagaaataaagataatactaagttgatgcgatggcacaaagaggaacgcaagaaagactcgatgttgagacaccccgctgatgggtcgcagtggagaaaaatagatagaacgtaccctaaatttgatttggatgcgagaaacataaggttcggtttgagtacggatggcatgaatccttttg tgcttatcccgggtccaaagcagcccggaaatgacattgatgtgtacctaagaccattggtcgaagaactcttattgctctggggcgatgaaggtgtacggatgtgggatgaatacaaacaggaaaacttcaacctacgagcattgctgttcgtaacgatcaatgactggcctgctcttagtaacttatcaggacattcgaacaagggatacaaagcatgcacacactgtttagatgataccgataatatatggttgactcactgtaagaaggttgtatacatgggtcatcgtcggtttcttcccatcaggcatgcggtacgaaagaagggcaagcatttcaaaggccaagcggaccaccgaacaaaaccgatgcaccgtagtggtaaagacgtcttcaacatggtaaaagatctagaagttgtttttggaaagggatctggtagccaacctgttccgaacgaaaacggaatggcgcccatgtggaagaagaaatctatattttgggagctaccatattgggaagtcttagat cgagataatggacgacaatacttaagtcctgccagctatactcttagcaaggaagagaaagaaaccatgtttgactgcttgagcagtataaaggttccatctggatactcatccaatataaaaggaatcttaaatttggcagagaagaaatttacaaatctcaagtcccatgactgccatgtgcttatgaccgaacttcttccggttgtgctgcggcggattctgcctgataacgtccggttaaccatcgtgaagatatgtgccttcctcaacgcagtttctcagaaaataattgacccggagaatttgataaagctgcaaaacgatgtggtgcaatgtcttgttggctttgagctgatatttccaccatctttcttcaacatcatgacacatcttctagtgcaccttgtcaaagagattgatattctcggaccagtatttctacacaacatgttcccattcgaaaggttcatgggggtactcaagaaatgtgttcataatagagctcgtccagaaggaagcatcgccagtgcctacggaactgaggaggtcattgacttttgtgttgactttattgatgaccttaaaccgattggagtccctgaatcgcgatatgagggtagactaactggaaagggtacattaggaaagaaatcttatgtctgcacagatgatttctcattcaagaaagcacattatacggttcttcaacaatcatccttggttgacccatatatcgaggaacacaagaaaattctgctctccaatttcccggaaaa gggaccatcttggaatatcttaacataccaagggtacgagataaatggaaacacattttatacgatagcccaagataaaaagagtaccaaccaaaacagcggtgttcgtatggatgccacggacaataatggaaaaaaagacacatattacggctacattgaagagatatgggagctggattacggtcccaatttcaaggtgcctctatttcgttgccaatgggttaagctatctggaggaggggtaacaaaagatgagtatgggatgacaatagttgatctcaacaatcttgggtatagagacgagccatttgtcctagcccaggatgtcgctcaggttttctacattaaggacatgtccagcaagccaaagaaggggataaacaagcaaaaggatgagcctaagcgacacatagttctatcaggaaagagaaacatcgttggagtggaggacaagacagacttttcagaagaatataataattttgttgccattccacctttcgaagtaaatgttgatccatgcatcctgctagccaatgatgatgctccatacttgcgccgtgatcataatcaagggacatttgtgaag